A section of the Callospermophilus lateralis isolate mCalLat2 chromosome 16, mCalLat2.hap1, whole genome shotgun sequence genome encodes:
- the Catsperq gene encoding cation channel sperm-associated auxiliary subunit TMEM249, whose translation MTRLRVLGDVPKGRGSGLPTTSAGSRFHLWALGFLCTERHLAKRLKNNGFYPFTQQQPGVFVLEYYLDTLWKGLLLFVVCLVLVCSGFVRQVEKQETWGFPAYGMVVGLWLMISSLPRRRLVLNHTRGMYHFSIQGRTVCQGSMHLVYVRLALSSDAYGRCFFQLVLCGHKLEPLVLVQLSERYEQMEYLGRYIARKLHINYFDYLATSYRHVVRHWPLGASFSPGIVLRKKGVYSRPSSSQSDLEV comes from the exons ATGACACGACTGCGGGTACTGGGCGAT GTTCCCAAGGGCCGGGGCAGTGGCCTGCCCACGACCTCTGCCGGAAGTCGCTTCCATCTCTGGGCCCTGGGATTTTTGTGCACAGAGCGCCACCTGGCCAAGCGCCTCAAGAACAACGGCTTTTACCCCTTCACCCAGCAGCAGCCGGGCG TCTTCGTGCTTGAGTACTACCTGGACACACTCTGGAAGGGACTGCTGCTCTTTGTCGTCTGCCTGGTCCTGGTCTGCTCCGGCTTTGTGAGACAG GTGGAAAAGCAGGAGACCTGGGGCTTCCCTGCCTATGGCATGGTCGTGGGCCTGTGGCTTATGATCTCATCGTTGCCGCGGCGCCGCCTGGTGCTGAACCACACGCGTGGCATGTACCACTTCTCCATCCAGGGACGCACCGTGTGCCAGGGGTCCATGCACCTGGTCTACGTGCGCCTGGCGCTCAGCTCTGATG CCTACGGAAGGTGCTTCTTTCAGCTGGTCCTTTGCGGCCATAAGCTGGAACCGCTGGTGCTGGTGCAGCTGTCGGAGCGCTATGAG CAAATGGAGTACCTGGGCCGTTACATCGCTAGGAAACTCCACATCAACTACTTCGACTATCTGGCTACCTCCTACCGACATGTGGTCCGTCACTGGCCTCTGGGGGCCTCCTTTAGCCCAGGCATCGTTCTTCGCAAGAAAGGCGTCTACAGCAGGCCAAGCAGCTCTCAGTCTGACCTGGAGGTGTGA
- the Fbxl6 gene encoding F-box/LRR-repeat protein 6 isoform X1: protein MDARRVRRRSWRRTPGRRLTGARARSAEDWWWDRLAPSGSEYHLLQADSMLLVLPGPGPVRARAHRRITRRAPRPQSSGPAATAKPRPRPRPEPAPDPEQGPDPGWGDRIPLEVLVQIFGLLVAADGPMPFLGRAARVCRHWHEAASQPALWHTVTLSPPLAGRGVKGSVKAEKKLLASLEWLMPNRFSQLQKLTLIHWKSQVHAVLKLVSEFCPRLTFLKLSDCHSVTTDALIMLAKACHQLHSLDLQHSMVESTAVVSFLEEAGPRMRKLWLTYSSQTTAILGALLGSCCPKLQVLELSTGLNRNNTPLLLPIEALQKGCPQLQVLRLLNLMWLPKPSGRGAALGPGFPNLEELCLASSTCNFVSNDVLSRLLHGSPNLRLLDLRGCARITPAGLCDLPCKELEQLHLGLYGVSDRLALAKEGSTLLTEKWHHTLRELDLSGQGFSEKDLEQALAAFSGTHGGAHPALCSLNLRGTRVTASTISSVISSCPGLLYLNLESCRCLPRGLKRAYRGLEEVQRCLEQLLTSPSSSS, encoded by the exons ATGGACGCCAGGCGAGTCAGGCGAAGATCCTGGCGCAGAACCCCCGGCCGGAGACTGACCGGGGCGCGGGCTCGCTCGGCCGAGGACTGGTGGTGGGATCGGCTGGCGCCCAGCGGCTCTGAATACCACCTGCTTCAGGCAGACAGCATGTTGCTCGTGCTGCCCGGCCCGGGGCCTGTCCGCGCCCGCGCGCACAGGCGCATCACCCGCCGCGCGCCGCGGCCACAGTCCTCGGGCCCCGCCGCAACTGCCAAGCCCAGGCCCCGGCCCCGACCTGAGCCGGCTCCCGACCCGGAGCAGGGGCCGGACCCGGGCTGGGGAGATCGCATTCCCTTGGAGGTCCTGGTGCAGATTTTCGGGTTGCTAGTGGCCGCCGATGGACCCATGCCGTTTCTTGGCAG GGCTGCGCGCGTGTGCCGCCACTGGCATGAGGCAGCTTCCCAGCCCGCCCTCTGGCATACGGTAACCCTGTCGCCCCCGTTGGCTGGCCGCGGTGTCAAGGGCAGCGTCAAGGCAGAGAAGAAGCTCCTTGCTTCCCTGGAGTGGCTCATGCCCAATCG GTTTTCACAGCTCCAGAAACTGACCCTCATCCACTGGAAGTCCCAGGTGCATGCAGTTTTGAAG CTGGTTAGTGAGTTCTGCCCTCGGCTCACCTTTCTCAAGCTTTCAGACTGCCACAGTGTGACCACGGATGCTCTCATCATGCTAGCCAAAGCCTGCCACCAGCTCCACAGCCTGGACCTACAGCACTCCATG GTGGAGTCCACAGCTGTGGTGAGCTTTCTGGAGGAGGCTGGACCCCGAATGCGCAAGCTGTGGCTGACCTATAGTTCCCAGACAACAGCTATCTTGGGTGCACTACTG GGTAGCTGCTGCCCCAAGCTCCAGGTCCTGGAGCTAAGCACCGGCCTCAACCGCAACAACACTCCTCTGCTGCTGCCTATTGAGGCTCTGCAGAAAGGCTGTCCCCAGCTGCAGGTAC TGCGGCTGCTGAATTTGATGTGGCTGCCCAAGCCTTCTGGGCGAGGGGCAGCTCTGGGACCAGGCTTCCCCAACCTTGAGGAGCTCTGCCTCGCCAGCTCCACTTGCAACTTTGTGAGCAACGATGTCCTGAGTCGCCTGCTCCATGGCTCCCCCAACTTGCGCCTGCTGGATCTTCGTGGCTGTGCCCGCATCACGCCTGCTGGTCTGTGTGATCTGCCATGTAAAG AGCTGGAGCAGCTGCACTTGGGCCTGTATGGTGTGTCTGACCGGCTGGCTCTAGCTAAGGAGGGCAGCACCCTGTTGACTGAGAAGTGGCATCACACCCTGCGGGAACTGGACTTAAGTGGCCAGGGCTTCAGTGAAAAGGACCTGGAGCAAGCCTTAGCTGCCTTCTCTGGCACCCATGGAGGTGCCCACCCAGCCCTGTGCTCCCTTAACCTCAGGGGTACCCGGGTTACAGCAAGCACGATCAG CTCTGTGATCAGTAGCTGCCCTGGCCTGCTGTACCTCAACCTGGAATCCTGCCGCTGCCTCCCCAGGGGCCTGAAGCGTGCCTACCGAGGTCTAGAGGAAGTCCAGCGGTGTCTGGAGCAGCTCCTCACcagcccctcctcctccagcTAG
- the Fbxl6 gene encoding F-box/LRR-repeat protein 6 isoform X3, with protein MDARRVRRRSWRRTPGRRLTGARARSAEDWWWDRLAPSGSEYHLLQADSMLLVLPGPGPVRARAHRRITRRAPRPQSSGPAATAKPRPRPRPEPAPDPEQGPDPGWGDRIPLEVLVQIFGLLVAADGPMPFLGRAARVCRHWHEAASQPALWHTVTLSPPLAGRGVKGSVKAEKKLLASLEWLMPNRFSQLQKLTLIHWKSQVHAVLKLVSEFCPRLTFLKLSDCHSVTTDALIMLAKACHQLHSLDLQHSMVESTAVVSFLEEAGPRMRKLWLTYSSQTTAILGALLGSCCPKLQVLELSTGLNRNNTPLLLPIEALQKGCPQLQVLRLLNLMWLPKPSGRGAALGPGFPNLEELCLASSTCNFVSNDVLSRLLHGSPNLRLLDLRGCARITPAGLCDLPCKELEQLHLGLYGVSDRLALAKEGSTLLTEKWHHTLRELDLSGQGFSEKDLEQALAAFSGTHGAL; from the exons ATGGACGCCAGGCGAGTCAGGCGAAGATCCTGGCGCAGAACCCCCGGCCGGAGACTGACCGGGGCGCGGGCTCGCTCGGCCGAGGACTGGTGGTGGGATCGGCTGGCGCCCAGCGGCTCTGAATACCACCTGCTTCAGGCAGACAGCATGTTGCTCGTGCTGCCCGGCCCGGGGCCTGTCCGCGCCCGCGCGCACAGGCGCATCACCCGCCGCGCGCCGCGGCCACAGTCCTCGGGCCCCGCCGCAACTGCCAAGCCCAGGCCCCGGCCCCGACCTGAGCCGGCTCCCGACCCGGAGCAGGGGCCGGACCCGGGCTGGGGAGATCGCATTCCCTTGGAGGTCCTGGTGCAGATTTTCGGGTTGCTAGTGGCCGCCGATGGACCCATGCCGTTTCTTGGCAG GGCTGCGCGCGTGTGCCGCCACTGGCATGAGGCAGCTTCCCAGCCCGCCCTCTGGCATACGGTAACCCTGTCGCCCCCGTTGGCTGGCCGCGGTGTCAAGGGCAGCGTCAAGGCAGAGAAGAAGCTCCTTGCTTCCCTGGAGTGGCTCATGCCCAATCG GTTTTCACAGCTCCAGAAACTGACCCTCATCCACTGGAAGTCCCAGGTGCATGCAGTTTTGAAG CTGGTTAGTGAGTTCTGCCCTCGGCTCACCTTTCTCAAGCTTTCAGACTGCCACAGTGTGACCACGGATGCTCTCATCATGCTAGCCAAAGCCTGCCACCAGCTCCACAGCCTGGACCTACAGCACTCCATG GTGGAGTCCACAGCTGTGGTGAGCTTTCTGGAGGAGGCTGGACCCCGAATGCGCAAGCTGTGGCTGACCTATAGTTCCCAGACAACAGCTATCTTGGGTGCACTACTG GGTAGCTGCTGCCCCAAGCTCCAGGTCCTGGAGCTAAGCACCGGCCTCAACCGCAACAACACTCCTCTGCTGCTGCCTATTGAGGCTCTGCAGAAAGGCTGTCCCCAGCTGCAGGTAC TGCGGCTGCTGAATTTGATGTGGCTGCCCAAGCCTTCTGGGCGAGGGGCAGCTCTGGGACCAGGCTTCCCCAACCTTGAGGAGCTCTGCCTCGCCAGCTCCACTTGCAACTTTGTGAGCAACGATGTCCTGAGTCGCCTGCTCCATGGCTCCCCCAACTTGCGCCTGCTGGATCTTCGTGGCTGTGCCCGCATCACGCCTGCTGGTCTGTGTGATCTGCCATGTAAAG AGCTGGAGCAGCTGCACTTGGGCCTGTATGGTGTGTCTGACCGGCTGGCTCTAGCTAAGGAGGGCAGCACCCTGTTGACTGAGAAGTGGCATCACACCCTGCGGGAACTGGACTTAAGTGGCCAGGGCTTCAGTGAAAAGGACCTGGAGCAAGCCTTAGCTGCCTTCTCTGGCACCCATGGAG CTCTGTGA
- the Fbxl6 gene encoding F-box/LRR-repeat protein 6 isoform X2, with product MDARRVRRRSWRRTPGRRLTGARARSAEDWWWDRLAPSGSEYHLLQADSMLLVLPGPGPVRARAHRRITRRAPRPQSSGPAATAKPRPRPRPEPAPDPEQGPDPGWGDRIPLEVLVQIFGLLVAADGPMPFLGRAARVCRHWHEAASQPALWHTVTLSPPLAGRGVKGSVKAEKKLLASLEWLMPNRFSQLQKLTLIHWKSQVHAVLKLVSEFCPRLTFLKLSDCHSVTTDALIMLAKACHQLHSLDLQHSMVESTAVVSFLEEAGPRMRKLWLTYSSQTTAILGALLGSCCPKLQVLELSTGLNRNNTPLLLPIEALQKGCPQLQPSGRGAALGPGFPNLEELCLASSTCNFVSNDVLSRLLHGSPNLRLLDLRGCARITPAGLCDLPCKELEQLHLGLYGVSDRLALAKEGSTLLTEKWHHTLRELDLSGQGFSEKDLEQALAAFSGTHGGAHPALCSLNLRGTRVTASTISSVISSCPGLLYLNLESCRCLPRGLKRAYRGLEEVQRCLEQLLTSPSSSS from the exons ATGGACGCCAGGCGAGTCAGGCGAAGATCCTGGCGCAGAACCCCCGGCCGGAGACTGACCGGGGCGCGGGCTCGCTCGGCCGAGGACTGGTGGTGGGATCGGCTGGCGCCCAGCGGCTCTGAATACCACCTGCTTCAGGCAGACAGCATGTTGCTCGTGCTGCCCGGCCCGGGGCCTGTCCGCGCCCGCGCGCACAGGCGCATCACCCGCCGCGCGCCGCGGCCACAGTCCTCGGGCCCCGCCGCAACTGCCAAGCCCAGGCCCCGGCCCCGACCTGAGCCGGCTCCCGACCCGGAGCAGGGGCCGGACCCGGGCTGGGGAGATCGCATTCCCTTGGAGGTCCTGGTGCAGATTTTCGGGTTGCTAGTGGCCGCCGATGGACCCATGCCGTTTCTTGGCAG GGCTGCGCGCGTGTGCCGCCACTGGCATGAGGCAGCTTCCCAGCCCGCCCTCTGGCATACGGTAACCCTGTCGCCCCCGTTGGCTGGCCGCGGTGTCAAGGGCAGCGTCAAGGCAGAGAAGAAGCTCCTTGCTTCCCTGGAGTGGCTCATGCCCAATCG GTTTTCACAGCTCCAGAAACTGACCCTCATCCACTGGAAGTCCCAGGTGCATGCAGTTTTGAAG CTGGTTAGTGAGTTCTGCCCTCGGCTCACCTTTCTCAAGCTTTCAGACTGCCACAGTGTGACCACGGATGCTCTCATCATGCTAGCCAAAGCCTGCCACCAGCTCCACAGCCTGGACCTACAGCACTCCATG GTGGAGTCCACAGCTGTGGTGAGCTTTCTGGAGGAGGCTGGACCCCGAATGCGCAAGCTGTGGCTGACCTATAGTTCCCAGACAACAGCTATCTTGGGTGCACTACTG GGTAGCTGCTGCCCCAAGCTCCAGGTCCTGGAGCTAAGCACCGGCCTCAACCGCAACAACACTCCTCTGCTGCTGCCTATTGAGGCTCTGCAGAAAGGCTGTCCCCAGCTGCAG CCTTCTGGGCGAGGGGCAGCTCTGGGACCAGGCTTCCCCAACCTTGAGGAGCTCTGCCTCGCCAGCTCCACTTGCAACTTTGTGAGCAACGATGTCCTGAGTCGCCTGCTCCATGGCTCCCCCAACTTGCGCCTGCTGGATCTTCGTGGCTGTGCCCGCATCACGCCTGCTGGTCTGTGTGATCTGCCATGTAAAG AGCTGGAGCAGCTGCACTTGGGCCTGTATGGTGTGTCTGACCGGCTGGCTCTAGCTAAGGAGGGCAGCACCCTGTTGACTGAGAAGTGGCATCACACCCTGCGGGAACTGGACTTAAGTGGCCAGGGCTTCAGTGAAAAGGACCTGGAGCAAGCCTTAGCTGCCTTCTCTGGCACCCATGGAGGTGCCCACCCAGCCCTGTGCTCCCTTAACCTCAGGGGTACCCGGGTTACAGCAAGCACGATCAG CTCTGTGATCAGTAGCTGCCCTGGCCTGCTGTACCTCAACCTGGAATCCTGCCGCTGCCTCCCCAGGGGCCTGAAGCGTGCCTACCGAGGTCTAGAGGAAGTCCAGCGGTGTCTGGAGCAGCTCCTCACcagcccctcctcctccagcTAG